A part of Phoenix dactylifera cultivar Barhee BC4 unplaced genomic scaffold, palm_55x_up_171113_PBpolish2nd_filt_p 000319F, whole genome shotgun sequence genomic DNA contains:
- the LOC103712319 gene encoding uncharacterized protein LOC103712319 encodes MSVHPAPKKRNITFRYDVGAALSAAEVVVLGRQKKLRRLPHIFSKVLELPLAADADVAIHEGPDDFRFVAAAGDLAGGTFRAYAVRIHPGVMKVVVRGDGPAGSGGDAGRDLDDLELDRWRFRLPPCTRPALAIASCVDGELVVTVPKAKDPDEEEGEEEDGGEAELWGQQEKGDLRGNGGISRLVFVQ; translated from the coding sequence ATGAGTGTCCATCCGGCTCCTAAGAAGCGGAACATCACGTTCCGGTACGACGTCGGTGCCGCCCTCTCGGCGGCTGAGGTGGTCGTGCTTGGCCGGCAGAAGAAGCTCCGCCGCCTGCCCCACATCTTCAGCAAGGTCCTCGAGCTTCCCCTCGCAGCCGACGCCGACGTCGCCATCCACGAGGGTCCCGACGACTTCCGCTTCGTCGCCGCCGCCGGTGACCTCGCCGGCGGAACCTTCCGGGCTTACGCAGTCCGGATCCACCCCGGTGTGATGAAGGTTGTGGTCCGGGGTGACGGGCCCGCTGGCAGCGGCGGGGACGCTGGTCGGGACCTGGACGACCTCGAGCTCGACCGGTGGAGGTTCCGGCTCCCGCCGTGCACCAGGCCGGCGTTGGCTATCGCCAGTTGCGTCGATGGAGAGCTCGTGGTGACTGTTCCGAAGGCCAAGGACCCCGATGAGGAGGAGGGTGAGGAGGAGGATGGAGGAGAAGCAGAGCTGTGGGGTCAACAGGAGAAAGGGGATCTCAGAGGCAATGGAGGCATCAGCCGGCTTGTCTTTGTACAGTAA